One Gloeothece verrucosa PCC 7822 DNA window includes the following coding sequences:
- the gnd gene encoding decarboxylating NADP(+)-dependent phosphogluconate dehydrogenase: MKRTFGVIGLAVMGENLALNVESRGFPIAVYNRTYEKTEEFMNTRGKGKDIVGPRTLEEFVQALERPRKILVMVKAGGPVDAVIQQLKPLLDEGDMIIDGGNSLYDDTERRTKELEPTGLGFVGMGVSGGEEGALHGPSLMPGGTEFAYRDLEPILKAIAAQVDDGPCVTYIGPGGAGHYVKMVHNGIEYGDMQLIAEAYDILRYGLGLSNEQLHQIFAEWNTTDELNSYLIEITADIFKQKDPGTNEYLVDLILDSAGQKGTGRWTVLSSLELGVPIPTIYAAVNARVMSAYKAERVAASKELNGRPIRYDGDTAGFVNKVRDALYCSKMCSYAQGMALIAKASAEFKYNINLPETARIWKGGCIIRAGFLDKIKKAYLENPNLPNLLLAPEFKQSILDRQEAWRDVLILANKIGIGVPAFSASLDYFDSYRRSRLPQNLTQAQRDYFGAHTYERIDKPLGEFFHTEWAGVS, encoded by the coding sequence ATGAAACGAACCTTTGGCGTAATTGGTTTAGCAGTAATGGGTGAAAACCTGGCCCTCAACGTAGAAAGTCGCGGGTTCCCCATCGCTGTATATAATCGTACCTACGAGAAAACAGAAGAATTCATGAATACTCGGGGTAAGGGTAAAGATATCGTAGGCCCCCGTACCCTCGAAGAATTTGTTCAAGCTTTGGAACGCCCCCGCAAAATCCTAGTCATGGTTAAAGCAGGCGGGCCTGTAGATGCCGTCATTCAGCAACTAAAGCCCCTCCTAGACGAAGGAGATATGATTATCGATGGCGGGAATTCTCTTTATGATGATACCGAAAGACGCACCAAAGAATTAGAACCCACCGGACTGGGTTTCGTGGGAATGGGTGTTAGCGGTGGTGAAGAAGGTGCTTTACACGGGCCCAGTTTAATGCCGGGTGGTACTGAGTTCGCTTATAGAGACCTAGAACCCATCTTAAAGGCAATTGCGGCTCAAGTGGATGATGGCCCTTGTGTAACCTATATCGGCCCTGGTGGTGCGGGTCACTATGTGAAAATGGTTCACAACGGTATTGAGTACGGCGATATGCAGCTAATTGCCGAAGCCTATGATATCCTGAGATACGGCTTAGGTCTCTCTAACGAACAGTTGCACCAAATTTTCGCCGAGTGGAACACTACTGATGAATTAAATTCTTACTTAATTGAAATTACTGCTGATATCTTTAAACAGAAAGACCCTGGTACAAATGAGTATCTAGTAGATTTAATTCTCGACTCGGCCGGACAAAAAGGAACTGGGCGCTGGACAGTGCTAAGTTCTCTAGAATTAGGCGTTCCTATCCCCACTATCTATGCGGCGGTAAATGCGCGGGTAATGTCTGCTTATAAGGCTGAACGGGTAGCCGCTTCTAAAGAATTAAATGGTCGTCCGATTCGTTACGATGGAGATACTGCCGGCTTTGTCAATAAAGTTCGCGATGCTCTCTATTGTTCTAAGATGTGTTCTTATGCTCAAGGGATGGCCTTAATTGCTAAAGCCTCCGCCGAGTTTAAGTACAATATTAATCTGCCAGAAACCGCTCGTATTTGGAAAGGCGGCTGTATTATTCGCGCTGGTTTCTTAGATAAGATTAAGAAGGCTTATCTAGAAAATCCCAATTTACCTAACCTGTTACTGGCTCCTGAGTTTAAGCAATCTATCTTAGACCGTCAGGAAGCTTGGCGAGATGTGTTAATCTTAGCCAATAAGATTGGTATTGGTGTTCCTGCTTTCAGCGCCTCTTTAGACTACTTCGATAGCTATCGTCGTTCTCGCCTACCCCAAAACCTCACTCAGGCACAACGCGACTACTTTGGCGCTCATACCTATGAACGTATCGATAAGCCTCTGGGTGAATTCTTCCATACCGAGTGGGCAGGCGTTTCATAG
- the gshB gene encoding glutathione synthase, which produces MKFALIIDPLAKLDPGHDTSVALMEAAQALGHEVWVSEVHQLCVINGKAYAILQKIELTPVELGENRWVAVPNWYHVGEGMLTNLEEMDAVFMRKDPPVTIQYLYATYILTLIDENKTLVINSPRGLREANEKMYTLQFHQVMPETVVSLDKKIIRRFVEEKGAAVLKPLGGKAGEGILFLEPGDRNFNSIIEVSTKQGQEPVMVQDYLPAAKEGDKRIILLNGEPIGAVNRVPTGAEFRGNMAVGGRVEKTEITPREQEICAVVGPKLREDGLYFVGLDVIGGYLTEVNVTSPTGVREIDRLNNVSLGKQVIQWLENSR; this is translated from the coding sequence ATGAAATTTGCCTTGATCATTGACCCATTAGCGAAATTAGACCCAGGCCATGATACCAGTGTAGCTCTAATGGAAGCCGCTCAAGCTTTAGGCCATGAAGTTTGGGTAAGTGAAGTTCATCAACTATGTGTTATTAATGGTAAAGCCTACGCTATTTTACAAAAAATTGAGTTAACACCGGTTGAATTAGGGGAAAATCGTTGGGTTGCTGTGCCTAATTGGTATCATGTCGGTGAAGGGATGCTGACTAACCTAGAAGAGATGGACGCGGTGTTTATGCGTAAAGATCCTCCCGTTACCATTCAATATCTTTATGCCACTTACATCCTAACTCTCATTGATGAAAACAAAACCCTAGTCATTAATTCTCCTCGTGGGTTACGGGAAGCGAATGAGAAAATGTATACTTTGCAGTTTCATCAGGTGATGCCGGAAACGGTGGTTAGTTTGGATAAAAAAATTATTCGACGCTTTGTAGAAGAGAAGGGCGCGGCAGTTTTAAAACCTTTAGGGGGGAAAGCCGGTGAAGGAATTTTGTTTTTAGAACCCGGTGATCGCAATTTTAATTCAATCATTGAAGTGAGTACCAAACAGGGACAAGAACCGGTTATGGTACAAGATTATTTGCCGGCGGCAAAAGAGGGAGATAAACGTATTATTTTATTAAATGGTGAACCCATCGGTGCAGTCAATAGAGTGCCTACCGGAGCAGAATTTCGCGGCAATATGGCGGTAGGAGGAAGAGTAGAAAAAACCGAAATAACCCCCAGAGAACAGGAAATTTGTGCCGTAGTGGGGCCAAAATTACGGGAAGATGGCTTATATTTTGTGGGATTAGATGTGATTGGGGGATATTTAACCGAAGTCAATGTTACCAGTCCTACGGGGGTTAGAGAAATTGATCGCCTCAATAATGTTAGTTTGGGTAAACAAGTGATTCAATGGTTAGAAAATTCTCGCTAA
- the grxC gene encoding glutaredoxin 3 — translation MTAKVEIYTWSTCPFCIRAKGLLDKKGVDFTEYCIDGDEEARAKMAQRSHGRRSLPQIFIDDQHIGGCDDLYALDRQGKLDPLLG, via the coding sequence ATGACCGCTAAGGTAGAAATTTATACTTGGAGTACCTGTCCTTTCTGTATTCGTGCTAAAGGTTTGCTCGATAAAAAAGGAGTAGACTTTACTGAATATTGTATCGATGGGGATGAAGAAGCGAGAGCAAAGATGGCACAACGATCTCATGGACGTAGAAGTTTACCCCAAATTTTTATCGATGATCAACATATTGGTGGATGTGATGATTTATATGCTTTAGATAGACAAGGAAAATTAGATCCTTTGCTTGGATAG
- a CDS encoding PD-(D/E)XK nuclease family protein, with protein MTQLPLPQHPIKTPLIRLSQGQLNLLETCPPQFQRIYLEQLTTPLQYEQHLKLRWGSQFHQLMQQKELGLPIDPLLEQDQELQQAIIALRETAPELWQSEQNIWREAEHSRTLGFKNYLLTVVYDLLILGNSQAKILDWKTYLQPENPHKLAQNWQTRLYLYVLAETTNYLPEQLSMTYWFVKLPTRPESLTFSYSQILHEKTRQDLNYLLTQLEQWLENYFNKGKDFPHFSSCQTSCPYYSAFESRFKPEKIILKSIDEIDEVPF; from the coding sequence ATGACACAACTACCGTTGCCTCAACACCCTATCAAAACTCCTCTGATACGTTTGTCTCAAGGACAACTCAATTTACTAGAAACCTGTCCTCCACAGTTTCAACGCATTTACCTAGAACAGTTGACAACCCCCCTCCAATACGAACAACATCTAAAACTCCGTTGGGGGAGTCAATTTCACCAGTTAATGCAGCAGAAGGAACTAGGACTTCCTATTGATCCTCTCCTAGAACAAGATCAAGAACTGCAACAGGCTATCATCGCTTTAAGAGAAACTGCGCCAGAACTTTGGCAAAGTGAGCAAAATATTTGGCGAGAGGCGGAACATTCTCGCACTCTTGGTTTTAAAAATTATTTATTGACGGTGGTTTATGATTTGCTCATTTTAGGGAATTCTCAGGCAAAAATTTTAGATTGGAAAACTTATTTACAACCCGAAAACCCGCACAAATTAGCTCAAAACTGGCAAACTCGTCTATATTTATATGTTTTAGCGGAAACTACTAATTATCTTCCTGAACAACTGTCGATGACTTATTGGTTTGTCAAGCTTCCCACTCGCCCTGAAAGTTTGACTTTTTCTTATAGTCAGATTCTACATGAAAAAACTCGTCAAGATTTAAATTATTTGTTAACTCAATTAGAGCAATGGTTAGAAAATTATTTTAATAAGGGTAAGGATTTTCCTCATTTTTCTAGTTGTCAAACCAGTTGCCCTTATTATTCGGCTTTTGAATCGAGATTTAAGCCAGAAAAAATTATTTTGAAATCTATTGATGAAATTGATGAAGTTCCTTTCTAG
- a CDS encoding serine protease: protein MMKYYRYLPLLLTLSSLSLGTDLAAQGEISPPLIIAQSASYQGIVKQVDDIAQQITVRIDGTSGNGSGVIIAKNGQTYYVLTAAHVVSNPDTYQIITPDGQKYPLNKANITILEGTDLAVISFNSKQTYTAAKLANYDLKRSWIFVSGFPATNKPPQRRLTGGKNRTIQESDFQVKDIYSVQGQGLVYTNVSQGGMSGGPVLDRNGRVVGINTGAENELVFEKNQNYVELNLGFSLGVPIATFIKLLNKTGIQPQWITLETSSAAALTETEVNSIRNQLFNLYVPIKKEDALAWINYGNQLFRLEEFEKAITAFDQAITVLKSTPNPSSQTKQDLAKAYYAKGLTLWFTRDLSQSAQEFIHAIQQDDQFYSAWRWLGYDLFLMRNYTDALKVYNKLFEMNPKGDFVLYTERGSVLAYSGHYQEAIADYNKAIELKPHPWAYNKRGLAYSELEEYQKAIADFNKTIELEPDADYAYNNRGNVYKDLKDYDKALADYNKAISYNYVGAYNNRGNLYLDLKEYQKALADFNKGIEIDSENSLLYGNRGRVYSELKDYKKAFDDYSKAIEINPNQSFYYTLRARVSQDLKDYNTVIKDYTKVIELKPEQEKIVEAYANRAGAYQNLKEFQKALDDANKVIELVPDQFYGYVVRGGIYAESGDYQKTVDDYTKSIEIYPKWFVLYNRRGQAYFNLKQYQNALADYTKSVEIEPNIDGYFGRAIIYHKQGNYEAAVQDYKQILNLDQNNLATWNNLGLILYETGDIANAIKPWTVIVESKAPIAETQLALAVALYNQGEQEKGLALAENALTLDRRYSDVKYLQENLWGQKLIADTQKLLKHPRIQAFLSQKK from the coding sequence ATGATGAAATATTACCGCTATCTACCTTTGCTACTAACCCTAAGTAGTTTATCACTGGGCACAGACTTAGCCGCTCAAGGAGAAATTAGCCCCCCGTTGATCATAGCTCAGAGTGCGAGTTATCAAGGAATTGTTAAACAAGTGGATGATATTGCCCAACAAATTACCGTTAGAATAGATGGAACAAGCGGCAATGGTTCAGGGGTAATCATTGCTAAAAATGGGCAAACTTATTATGTGTTAACTGCCGCTCATGTGGTGAGCAACCCCGATACTTATCAAATTATTACCCCAGATGGTCAAAAATATCCCCTAAATAAGGCTAATATAACTATCCTGGAGGGAACAGATTTAGCAGTCATCTCATTTAATTCCAAACAAACTTATACAGCCGCTAAATTAGCTAATTATGACTTGAAACGGTCTTGGATTTTTGTGTCTGGTTTTCCCGCCACGAATAAACCGCCACAGCGACGTTTAACCGGAGGCAAAAACCGCACCATACAAGAATCCGATTTTCAAGTTAAAGATATTTATTCAGTTCAAGGTCAAGGTTTAGTTTATACCAATGTTTCTCAAGGGGGAATGAGTGGAGGACCCGTTTTAGATAGAAATGGGCGAGTAGTGGGCATTAATACAGGGGCAGAAAATGAATTGGTTTTTGAAAAAAATCAAAATTATGTTGAACTGAATTTAGGATTTAGTTTAGGGGTTCCTATAGCTACTTTTATCAAGTTGCTCAATAAAACAGGAATACAACCTCAATGGATAACCCTAGAAACCTCTTCAGCCGCCGCCTTAACTGAAACCGAAGTTAATTCTATTAGAAATCAACTATTTAACTTATATGTTCCTATTAAAAAAGAGGATGCTTTAGCTTGGATAAATTATGGTAATCAACTGTTTCGCTTAGAAGAATTTGAAAAAGCGATAACGGCTTTTGATCAAGCTATTACTGTTCTGAAATCAACACCTAATCCTTCTTCCCAGACTAAACAGGATTTAGCTAAAGCTTATTATGCCAAGGGATTAACTTTATGGTTTACGAGAGATTTATCACAATCTGCTCAGGAATTTATTCATGCAATACAGCAAGATGATCAGTTTTATTCGGCTTGGCGTTGGCTCGGGTATGATCTATTTTTAATGAGAAATTATACAGACGCTCTAAAAGTCTATAATAAACTTTTTGAAATGAATCCTAAAGGGGATTTTGTTTTATATACAGAACGAGGAAGTGTTTTAGCTTATTCAGGACATTATCAAGAAGCCATTGCTGATTATAACAAAGCGATTGAACTTAAACCCCATCCTTGGGCGTATAATAAACGAGGACTTGCTTATTCAGAACTAGAAGAATATCAAAAAGCCATTGCTGATTTTAATAAAACCATTGAGCTTGAACCCGATGCCGATTACGCTTATAATAATCGAGGAAATGTTTATAAGGACTTAAAGGACTATGATAAAGCTTTAGCTGACTATAATAAAGCGATTAGTTATAATTATGTCGGTGCTTATAATAATAGAGGTAATCTTTATTTAGATTTAAAAGAGTATCAAAAAGCCTTAGCAGATTTTAATAAAGGCATTGAGATAGATTCGGAAAATTCTCTTTTGTATGGTAATAGAGGGCGAGTTTATTCGGAGTTAAAAGACTATAAAAAAGCTTTTGATGATTACAGTAAAGCCATTGAAATAAATCCTAATCAATCTTTTTATTACACTCTTCGGGCGCGGGTTTCTCAGGATTTAAAAGATTACAATACAGTGATAAAGGATTATACAAAAGTTATTGAACTTAAGCCAGAGCAGGAAAAGATTGTTGAGGCTTATGCTAATCGAGCAGGAGCTTATCAAAATTTAAAAGAATTTCAAAAAGCCCTAGATGATGCTAATAAAGTTATTGAATTAGTTCCTGATCAATTCTATGGATACGTGGTCAGAGGAGGAATTTATGCTGAGTCTGGAGACTATCAAAAAACCGTTGATGATTATACAAAATCTATTGAAATTTATCCGAAATGGTTTGTTCTTTATAATAGAAGAGGACAGGCTTATTTTAACTTAAAACAATATCAAAATGCTTTAGCTGATTATACAAAATCCGTAGAAATTGAACCTAATATTGATGGGTATTTTGGTCGGGCAATAATTTATCATAAGCAGGGGAATTATGAGGCAGCAGTACAAGACTATAAACAAATTCTCAATTTAGATCAAAATAATCTTGCTACTTGGAATAATCTTGGATTAATTCTTTATGAAACCGGAGATATAGCCAATGCCATAAAACCTTGGACAGTGATAGTAGAAAGTAAAGCACCAATTGCCGAAACTCAACTCGCTTTAGCAGTAGCACTTTATAACCAAGGGGAACAAGAAAAAGGACTGGCTTTAGCTGAAAATGCTTTAACATTGGATAGAAGATATAGTGATGTCAAATATCTTCAAGAAAACTTGTGGGGGCAAAAATTAATTGCTGATACCCAAAAACTTTTAAAGCATCCTCGAATTCAAGCCTTTTTATCCCAGAAAAAATAA
- a CDS encoding response regulator, with protein MITVLIVDDSPSLRQILIELLQKRGINVLEAASGMEAQEQIQKEVPDLVITDLIMPQMNGYELCRWIKNNPSTQDVPVLICSTKSEEFDRYWGMKQGADAYITKPFQPAEMLQTIKFLLQNRRKS; from the coding sequence ATGATTACAGTTCTTATCGTCGATGATAGTCCGAGTCTGCGACAAATTCTCATAGAGCTTCTCCAAAAACGAGGAATTAATGTCCTAGAAGCAGCTAGTGGCATGGAAGCTCAAGAACAAATTCAAAAAGAGGTTCCTGATTTAGTGATCACTGATTTGATCATGCCTCAGATGAACGGCTACGAGTTGTGTCGTTGGATTAAAAATAATCCATCTACCCAAGATGTCCCCGTGTTAATTTGTTCGACTAAAAGCGAAGAATTTGACCGTTACTGGGGAATGAAACAAGGCGCAGATGCTTATATTACTAAGCCTTTTCAACCAGCCGAAATGCTGCAAACGATCAAATTTTTGTTGCAAAATCGTCGAAAAAGTTAG
- a CDS encoding DUF1206 domain-containing protein, with amino-acid sequence MLLEKLVRGGYLAKGIIYGLIGILAILAAFNSGGKTTDAKGVLNTIAGQPFGKFLLILLAIGLIGYALWRFLQVALDPEQENRDKKANSILHRLSYGLSGLIYAGLGIQAIRLVANAANQSSGNKRAVDTTARLLSQPYGQWLVGVIGAIIIGMGFYQFYRAYKAKFRYKLDLRPLRPQQQKWVIRIGQMGMSARGIVFMIIGFFLIQAARQYDPQQAKGLDGALQTLAQQPFGKVVLGLVALGLVAYGSYAIIQSRYRRIGVPLVSPHLRV; translated from the coding sequence ATGTTACTCGAAAAATTAGTGCGAGGGGGTTACTTAGCTAAAGGAATTATTTATGGACTCATAGGAATTTTAGCGATATTAGCCGCCTTTAATTCAGGGGGGAAAACCACAGATGCTAAAGGCGTACTGAATACCATTGCGGGTCAACCTTTTGGAAAATTTTTATTAATTTTACTGGCCATTGGTTTAATTGGCTATGCTCTTTGGCGTTTTCTCCAAGTCGCACTCGATCCAGAACAGGAAAATCGAGATAAAAAGGCTAACAGTATTTTACATCGCCTCAGCTATGGACTCAGTGGCCTTATTTATGCCGGATTAGGAATTCAAGCCATTCGATTAGTTGCTAATGCCGCTAATCAAAGTAGTGGTAACAAAAGGGCTGTAGATACCACCGCGCGGTTGCTCTCACAACCCTATGGTCAATGGTTAGTAGGTGTAATCGGAGCGATAATTATTGGAATGGGTTTTTACCAATTTTACCGAGCTTACAAAGCCAAATTTCGCTATAAACTTGATTTAAGACCCTTAAGACCACAGCAACAAAAATGGGTCATTCGAATAGGTCAAATGGGCATGAGTGCCAGAGGAATTGTATTTATGATCATCGGCTTTTTCCTAATACAAGCCGCTCGCCAGTATGATCCCCAACAAGCAAAAGGCCTCGATGGAGCATTACAAACTCTAGCACAACAGCCTTTCGGGAAGGTTGTCTTAGGGTTAGTGGCACTAGGGTTAGTCGCTTACGGAAGTTATGCCATCATTCAATCGCGCTATCGTCGCATAGGGGTGCCGTTGGTTTCACCTCATCTTCGTGTGTAA
- a CDS encoding Crp/Fnr family transcriptional regulator, with the protein MLLTENATQFLAKDQLSDGRRLHYYDKGDNIPLVEEGVWQVYRGVAQLSQICTSGEEVLLGWVQPFTFFGLWLTHIESYQVKALSDLYLRWYALNEIENTPQLSQVMLNQLARRMRQTEALLAIAGLKRVEERLQQLLILLKQELGQPGDKGTRIGVRLTHQNIANAIGTTRVTVTRLLGDFQRQGIITLDSERHFIIK; encoded by the coding sequence ATGCTGCTTACTGAAAATGCAACTCAATTCCTTGCCAAGGATCAATTAAGTGATGGGCGTCGGCTACATTATTATGACAAAGGAGACAATATTCCCTTAGTAGAAGAAGGTGTGTGGCAAGTCTATCGAGGAGTCGCTCAACTCAGCCAAATTTGTACAAGCGGAGAAGAAGTTTTATTAGGTTGGGTTCAACCTTTTACTTTTTTTGGTTTGTGGCTAACTCACATTGAATCTTATCAAGTCAAAGCTTTAAGCGATCTCTACTTAAGATGGTATGCGCTCAATGAGATCGAAAATACCCCTCAATTATCCCAAGTGATGTTAAATCAGTTAGCGCGGCGGATGCGGCAGACAGAAGCCCTCTTGGCGATCGCGGGATTAAAACGGGTAGAAGAAAGATTACAGCAATTATTAATTTTACTCAAACAAGAACTCGGTCAACCGGGAGACAAAGGAACTCGCATAGGAGTACGTTTAACCCATCAAAACATCGCTAATGCCATTGGAACCACAAGAGTTACTGTCACTCGCTTACTAGGAGACTTTCAACGTCAAGGGATAATTACTCTCGATAGTGAGCGCCATTTCATTATTAAATAA
- a CDS encoding cation:proton antiporter, with amino-acid sequence MNIYILDLLVIGLLLLGVSLGSRWIARLPLSFSLIYLIFGFALGRYGLKLFNIRPDAEILERLSELVVIISVYGCGLKMNRPLKFWAWRSTARLIGLLMPISIFGLAVAAHFILKMNWGSAILLGAILSPTDPVLASEVQLAHVEDKDELRFALTSEGGLNDALAFPFVYFGIYWLEKGDLNNWLAQWVAVDFIWAITAGIVMGIISAKIVVYLERRWPRPKQESEEDIRENFLGLSTILITYAITELVNGYGFLAVFVAGVGVYKSYNSKRDSQKHLEQLEFADQLEKLLEIGMILVLGSLVLMKPLIHYSGQALWISGLLFFVIRPVGTLVSTLGSSLPISNRLLLGWFGIRGVGSLYYLAYALGQGLDNNILEQISWITITTMILSIIVHGISATPLMNLYENNLTKANKLE; translated from the coding sequence ATGAACATTTACATTCTTGATTTACTGGTTATAGGCTTACTTTTATTAGGGGTTAGTTTAGGTTCTCGGTGGATTGCTCGTTTACCTCTATCTTTTTCCTTAATCTATCTTATTTTTGGCTTTGCTTTAGGGCGCTATGGCTTAAAGCTATTTAATATCCGTCCCGATGCCGAAATTTTAGAAAGACTCTCAGAATTAGTGGTTATTATTTCCGTCTATGGCTGTGGGTTAAAAATGAATCGTCCCCTTAAATTTTGGGCTTGGAGAAGCACAGCAAGATTGATAGGGTTATTAATGCCGATTTCAATTTTTGGGTTGGCTGTAGCCGCTCATTTTATCTTAAAAATGAACTGGGGAAGTGCGATTTTATTAGGGGCAATTTTATCTCCTACAGATCCCGTTTTAGCTTCAGAAGTACAACTAGCTCACGTTGAAGATAAAGACGAATTACGCTTTGCTTTGACCTCTGAGGGAGGATTAAATGATGCTTTAGCCTTTCCCTTTGTCTATTTTGGCATTTACTGGCTGGAAAAGGGAGATTTAAATAACTGGTTGGCTCAATGGGTAGCCGTTGATTTCATCTGGGCGATCACGGCTGGTATTGTCATGGGAATTATCAGCGCTAAAATTGTAGTCTATCTAGAGCGAAGATGGCCTAGGCCAAAACAAGAATCTGAAGAAGATATTAGAGAAAACTTTCTCGGGTTAAGTACAATTTTGATTACCTATGCAATAACCGAGTTAGTTAATGGTTATGGGTTTTTAGCGGTGTTTGTCGCTGGAGTGGGAGTTTACAAAAGTTACAATTCTAAGCGTGACTCCCAAAAACACCTCGAGCAACTTGAATTTGCCGATCAACTGGAAAAATTGCTCGAAATAGGCATGATTTTGGTACTAGGTTCCCTAGTGCTGATGAAACCTTTGATTCATTACTCAGGTCAAGCTTTATGGATCAGTGGTTTGTTATTCTTTGTGATTCGGCCTGTGGGAACTCTTGTTAGCACGCTTGGCAGTTCTTTACCCATCAGTAACCGTTTGCTACTCGGGTGGTTCGGAATTCGTGGCGTGGGTTCTTTATATTATTTGGCTTATGCTTTGGGTCAAGGATTAGACAATAATATTCTCGAACAAATTTCCTGGATTACCATCACAACCATGATCCTTTCCATTATTGTACATGGGATTAGTGCTACCCCTTTGATGAATTTATATGAAAATAATTTAACTAAAGCCAATAAATTGGAGTAA
- a CDS encoding S-(hydroxymethyl)glutathione dehydrogenase/class III alcohol dehydrogenase: MDVKAAIAFEAAKPLTVETVQLEGPKEGEVLVEIKATGVCHTDAYTLSGKDPEGLFPAILGHEGAGIVVEVGQGVKSLKPGDHVIPLYTPECRQCEYCLSQKTNLCQAIRQTQGQGLMPDGTSRFSVNGEMIHHYMGTSTFANYTVLPEIALAKIREDAPFDKVCYIGCGVTTGIGAVINTAKVEAGANVVVFGLGGIGLNVIQGARMVGANMIVGVDINPAKRPLAEKFGMTHFVNPHEIDGDIVKYIVDLTRGGADYSFECVGNVNLMRQALECCHKGWGVCTIIGVAGGGEEIRTRPFQLVTGRVWKGSAFGGARGRTDVPKIVDWYMEGKINIDDLITHVMPLEKINDALDLMHKGESIRSVITF; this comes from the coding sequence ATGGACGTAAAAGCCGCTATCGCCTTTGAAGCCGCCAAACCCCTCACCGTAGAAACCGTACAACTCGAAGGCCCTAAAGAGGGAGAAGTCTTAGTGGAAATAAAAGCCACAGGAGTCTGTCACACCGACGCTTATACCCTATCTGGCAAAGACCCAGAAGGCTTATTTCCCGCTATACTTGGTCATGAAGGAGCCGGAATCGTCGTAGAAGTAGGCCAAGGCGTAAAAAGCCTCAAACCGGGCGATCATGTTATTCCCCTTTATACCCCAGAATGCCGCCAGTGTGAATACTGCTTAAGTCAAAAAACCAACCTCTGTCAAGCCATCCGACAAACCCAAGGCCAAGGACTTATGCCCGATGGCACTAGCCGCTTTTCTGTAAACGGTGAGATGATACATCACTATATGGGAACCTCAACCTTTGCTAACTATACCGTACTCCCAGAAATCGCCCTCGCTAAAATTCGGGAAGATGCCCCCTTTGATAAAGTATGTTACATTGGCTGCGGAGTCACCACAGGAATTGGCGCAGTTATTAATACCGCTAAAGTAGAAGCCGGTGCCAATGTCGTCGTATTTGGGTTAGGAGGAATCGGTTTAAACGTCATTCAAGGCGCTCGCATGGTAGGGGCTAATATGATAGTAGGAGTAGATATTAATCCTGCTAAACGTCCCCTGGCCGAAAAATTCGGCATGACTCACTTCGTCAACCCTCATGAAATAGACGGAGATATTGTTAAATATATCGTAGATTTAACGCGAGGCGGAGCCGATTATAGTTTTGAATGTGTGGGTAATGTTAACTTAATGCGGCAAGCCTTAGAATGCTGTCATAAAGGATGGGGAGTTTGTACCATTATCGGAGTTGCCGGTGGCGGCGAAGAAATCCGAACTCGCCCCTTTCAACTGGTAACCGGAAGAGTTTGGAAAGGTAGCGCTTTTGGGGGAGCCAGAGGACGGACAGATGTGCCTAAAATTGTTGATTGGTATATGGAAGGTAAAATCAATATTGATGATTTAATCACTCATGTTATGCCGCTAGAAAAAATCAACGATGCTTTAGACTTAATGCATAAAGGTGAATCTATCCGCAGCGTGATTACATTTTAA
- the aac(6') gene encoding aminoglycoside 6'-N-acetyltransferase: MWQIDKIQPEERQQWLIMRHQLWPDSDFTELQQETEEIIKQPDILPVFVARNSEKELIGFLEAAFRDYVDGCNSTPVPYIEGLYVKPEYRNQGIAKALIQTMENWAKQQGYTEIASDTTLENIISQTLHQQLGFEAVERIIIWRKSI; encoded by the coding sequence ATGTGGCAAATCGACAAAATCCAACCCGAAGAACGGCAACAATGGCTAATAATGAGACATCAACTTTGGCCAGACAGTGACTTTACAGAACTCCAACAAGAAACCGAAGAAATCATCAAACAACCCGATATATTACCCGTATTCGTAGCCCGTAACTCAGAAAAAGAATTAATAGGATTTTTAGAAGCCGCCTTTAGAGACTATGTAGACGGATGTAACAGCACACCAGTACCTTATATAGAAGGACTTTACGTCAAACCCGAATATCGAAATCAAGGCATAGCAAAAGCCCTAATTCAAACAATGGAAAACTGGGCCAAACAACAAGGATATACAGAAATCGCTTCCGACACAACTCTTGAGAATATAATAAGCCAAACCTTGCATCAGCAACTAGGATTTGAAGCCGTAGAACGGATTATAATCTGGCGAAAATCCATTTAA